The Balneola sp. MJW-20 genome window below encodes:
- a CDS encoding helix-turn-helix domain-containing protein → MPKKIGDLTLYSVDDLHELLGISKMTLRAYLREGRIRGRKLGVSWYVTEEAIKEYFEEPQNNDSAPVKSDKDYRYIVQGVNDLVSETEECETIPEVIESLNSQAIISLFQVKVVDRSSDEIIEIIKARDFLDKHA, encoded by the coding sequence ATGCCAAAGAAAATTGGAGACCTGACCCTTTATTCCGTGGATGATCTGCATGAACTGCTGGGAATTTCAAAAATGACCCTCCGGGCCTACCTCCGCGAAGGGCGCATCCGGGGACGAAAACTTGGGGTTAGCTGGTACGTTACTGAAGAAGCGATCAAAGAGTATTTTGAGGAGCCTCAAAATAATGATAGTGCTCCTGTTAAATCAGATAAGGATTACCGTTATATTGTTCAGGGTGTAAATGATCTCGTCAGTGAAACAGAAGAATGCGAAACCATTCCTGAAGTCATTGAATCACTGAACAGTCAGGCTATCATCAGCCTGTTCCAGGTTAAAGTTGTTGACCGCAGCTCCGATGAAATAATTGAAATTATAAAAGCACGCGATTTCTTAGATAAACATGCTTAA
- a CDS encoding NUDIX domain-containing protein has translation MIKSKLLVEETKETTQIYEGDLLHVKKDSATLPDGSVSTREWIKHPGACAIVPVYENGEIMLIQQFRYPAQQIFLEVPAGKIDPGEKELNTAQRELREETGLEADHYQYIGHFYPCIGYSDEVIHIYTAWGLSHNASSEDHDEFVENETLSFRQAMDLVDQGYINDGKTVVSLSRTWSWWQEHGPFKI, from the coding sequence ATGATTAAGTCCAAGTTGCTGGTCGAAGAAACTAAAGAAACCACCCAGATATATGAAGGGGATCTTCTGCATGTTAAAAAAGACAGCGCCACACTACCTGATGGCTCGGTATCAACCAGAGAGTGGATAAAACACCCCGGTGCTTGTGCGATCGTACCGGTTTATGAGAACGGCGAGATCATGCTGATTCAGCAATTCAGATATCCGGCACAGCAGATCTTTCTGGAAGTTCCGGCCGGTAAGATCGATCCCGGCGAAAAAGAACTCAATACCGCACAGAGAGAACTACGGGAAGAAACCGGATTAGAAGCCGATCATTATCAATATATCGGCCATTTTTATCCGTGTATAGGATATTCGGATGAAGTGATCCACATTTACACTGCCTGGGGGTTGAGTCATAATGCATCCTCTGAAGACCATGATGAATTTGTGGAGAATGAAACCCTTTCATTCCGGCAGGCAATGGATCTGGTAGATCAGGGTTATATCAACGATGGAAAGACCGTGGTCAGTCTTTCTCGCACCTGGTCCTGGTGGCAGGAACACGGACCCTTTAAGATATAA
- a CDS encoding CDP-alcohol phosphatidyltransferase family protein, with protein sequence MTWSNVISVSRVLIAFPVIYLHYTNGQQVTPVIWALIIYGVLSDYLDGLVARKTNSISEFGKMMDPISDKLSATALFIYTVWLGWIPLWFLIFSIVRDGLIMAGSFYIRRKYHKVAMSIMSGKVSVNVMALYWLSVFFFQDASSVHMFLLSCSVVIMLFSLFDYFNRYRMIMKGAEFN encoded by the coding sequence ATGACCTGGTCGAACGTCATCTCTGTGTCTCGTGTACTTATCGCATTCCCTGTCATTTATCTGCATTATACCAACGGTCAACAGGTCACCCCGGTGATCTGGGCCCTGATCATCTATGGTGTTCTGTCCGATTACCTGGACGGACTGGTCGCCCGTAAAACCAATTCTATCTCTGAATTCGGCAAGATGATGGATCCGATCTCAGACAAACTGAGTGCAACGGCTTTGTTCATATATACCGTGTGGCTGGGGTGGATCCCGCTCTGGTTTCTGATTTTCTCTATCGTAAGGGATGGCCTGATTATGGCCGGTTCTTTCTATATACGCCGCAAGTATCATAAAGTAGCTATGTCAATCATGTCCGGGAAGGTCTCTGTGAACGTTATGGCCCTGTATTGGCTTTCGGTATTTTTCTTCCAGGACGCTTCCAGTGTACACATGTTCCTGCTGAGCTGTTCTGTGGTAATTATGTTATTTTCCCTGTTCGACTATTTTAACCGCTACCGCATGATCATGAAGGGCGCAGAATTTAATTAA
- the ftsY gene encoding signal recognition particle-docking protein FtsY, protein MGLLEKLGLKQKETLEEGVKKSREGLLNKIGKAFVGKDQVDDATLDELEEILITSDVGVKTTLEIIKRIESRVAKDKFVTQDELQHLLRDEIVNLLQDNAPDKPAEFDANFPVKPHIVLVVGVNGVGKTTTIGKLAHLYKQAGKSVILGAADTFRAAAVDQLKIWSERAGVPIIQQGQDADPASVAYDTVAAAKARNCDVALIDTAGRLHNKKALMDELAKIKRVMGKVVDGAPHEVILVLDASTGQNAMQQAKAFTETVDISGLALTKLDGTAKGGIVIGISHELNVPVKYIGLGEQIEDLQIFERRSFVNALFGE, encoded by the coding sequence ATGGGTTTACTCGAAAAATTAGGCTTAAAGCAAAAAGAGACGCTTGAGGAAGGTGTCAAGAAAAGCCGGGAAGGGCTGCTGAACAAAATCGGCAAGGCCTTTGTAGGAAAGGATCAGGTGGATGACGCCACCCTTGACGAACTTGAAGAGATCCTGATCACCTCTGATGTCGGAGTAAAGACCACCCTTGAGATCATAAAACGGATTGAATCACGGGTTGCCAAAGATAAATTTGTTACCCAGGATGAGCTTCAGCATCTGCTGCGTGATGAGATCGTAAACCTGCTTCAGGATAATGCCCCCGATAAGCCGGCTGAATTTGATGCAAACTTTCCGGTGAAACCTCACATCGTGCTGGTGGTTGGTGTTAATGGGGTCGGAAAAACCACCACCATCGGTAAACTGGCTCATTTATATAAGCAAGCGGGGAAATCGGTTATACTTGGCGCTGCTGATACTTTTCGTGCCGCTGCTGTTGACCAGCTGAAGATCTGGAGTGAACGCGCCGGTGTTCCGATCATTCAACAGGGGCAGGATGCTGATCCCGCTTCAGTAGCGTACGACACTGTGGCTGCAGCCAAAGCCCGCAACTGCGATGTAGCTCTGATCGATACTGCCGGTCGCCTGCATAATAAAAAAGCCCTCATGGATGAGCTGGCTAAAATTAAAAGGGTTATGGGCAAAGTAGTGGACGGAGCCCCGCATGAAGTTATACTTGTATTGGATGCGTCTACCGGACAAAATGCCATGCAACAGGCCAAAGCTTTCACAGAAACAGTGGATATCTCCGGTCTTGCACTGACCAAGCTGGATGGTACTGCAAAAGGGGGGATTGTGATTGGTATCTCCCATGAGCTAAATGTTCCGGTCAAATATATTGGATTAGGTGAGCAGATAGAAGACCTGCAGATCTTCGAGCGCCGCTCATTCGTGAATGCGCTTTTCGGAGAATAG
- a CDS encoding M28 family peptidase: MNKLLSGLLILSFATACGVFNKSNAPVPSIYEFSSSITQDLLYADLAVLADDSLSGRETGTEGLQKAARYLSERYEALGLEAVGDNGTYYQKFDLVQPVTNGYIYTLTNDGETIDQSVMNADKSGNFYTVFGGTDDVEGEIVFAGYGAFDEANGINQFPEDVTGKWIMLIAEDGVTNMGRMQQLVRGGAVGALIITEPTNPMAYESDADAMKSRMGNTGRLSLKYMQSDNGSVSPAYNYVHPEMATKILGMSDLNEMQSMVEQIRQDPASFNAMSTGYMLAHSADIDEQTITTQNVVAFIEGSDPELKDEVVVLSSHYDHVGIGRPDSTGDNIYNGADDDGSGTVATLHTAQAMMAAKKAGAGPSRSILFLHVSGEEKGLLGSRYYSDHPIYAIDNTVANVNIDMIGRIDPKYEGDDPYIYIIGGEIISSGLDSLSRAANEMGPNLTLSKKYNDLNDPNRFYRRSDHWNFGRLGVPFVFFFNGTHEDYHRPSDELDKIAWEQYTQRTQLVYNLTALISESDERPVVDNQEFIEATQVQPRN; this comes from the coding sequence ATGAATAAACTATTATCAGGATTGCTGATACTTTCATTTGCCACAGCTTGTGGCGTTTTTAACAAAAGTAACGCACCTGTTCCGAGTATCTATGAGTTTTCATCATCAATTACACAGGACCTGCTCTATGCCGACCTTGCAGTACTGGCAGATGATTCTCTTTCCGGCCGTGAAACCGGTACCGAGGGACTACAAAAAGCAGCAAGATATCTGTCAGAACGATATGAAGCCCTGGGCCTTGAAGCTGTTGGAGATAACGGAACCTATTATCAGAAATTCGACCTGGTTCAGCCGGTAACAAACGGATATATCTATACCCTGACCAATGACGGAGAAACCATTGACCAGTCTGTGATGAATGCTGACAAATCCGGAAACTTCTATACGGTATTCGGAGGCACAGACGACGTGGAAGGTGAAATTGTATTTGCCGGTTACGGAGCGTTTGATGAAGCGAATGGTATTAACCAGTTCCCTGAAGACGTCACGGGAAAATGGATCATGCTGATCGCTGAAGACGGAGTCACAAACATGGGTCGTATGCAGCAGCTCGTCAGAGGAGGAGCCGTTGGGGCCCTTATTATCACAGAGCCAACCAACCCAATGGCATACGAGAGTGATGCGGATGCAATGAAATCCAGAATGGGCAATACAGGCCGACTGTCTTTAAAGTATATGCAGTCCGATAACGGATCGGTTTCACCGGCATACAATTATGTGCATCCGGAAATGGCAACAAAGATCCTGGGAATGAGTGACCTTAATGAAATGCAGTCTATGGTTGAGCAGATCAGACAAGACCCGGCATCATTTAATGCAATGAGTACCGGATATATGTTGGCACATAGTGCAGACATTGATGAGCAGACTATTACCACACAGAACGTAGTAGCTTTTATTGAAGGCTCAGACCCTGAACTGAAAGACGAAGTAGTGGTATTGAGTTCTCACTATGATCACGTTGGAATTGGCCGGCCCGACTCGACCGGAGATAATATTTATAATGGTGCGGATGATGACGGCAGCGGTACCGTAGCAACCCTGCATACAGCACAAGCAATGATGGCAGCAAAGAAAGCCGGAGCAGGTCCAAGCAGGTCTATTCTGTTCCTCCACGTGTCCGGTGAGGAGAAGGGACTGCTGGGTTCCCGTTACTACTCAGATCACCCGATCTATGCTATCGACAATACGGTGGCTAATGTGAATATCGACATGATCGGTCGCATCGATCCTAAGTATGAGGGTGACGATCCTTATATCTATATCATTGGCGGGGAGATCATTTCTTCCGGTCTGGATAGTCTTTCCAGGGCAGCCAACGAAATGGGCCCCAATCTTACTTTAAGTAAGAAGTATAATGACCTTAATGATCCGAATCGTTTCTACAGAAGAAGTGATCACTGGAATTTCGGCAGGCTGGGAGTTCCCTTCGTGTTCTTCTTTAACGGTACTCATGAAGACTATCACCGGCCATCGGACGAGCTGGATAAGATCGCCTGGGAACAATATACTCAGAGAACCCAGCTGGTTTATAATCTGACTGCACTTATTTCTGAATCTGATGAACGTCCTGTTGTTGATAATCAGGAGTTTATTGAGGCAACCCAGGTACAGCCGCGTAACTGA
- a CDS encoding ScpA family protein, which yields MYRVQLKNFEGPLDLLLFFIKRDELDIYDIPISYITEQFLEYIHLLEELDLDVASEFILMASMLMSIKAKMMLPREDSDTEELDETDPRYELVQRLLEYKRYKEMADKMADIDEETQKRYSRGYFDADEVDQQATGEALKDVTMFDLIAAFKKVLQDIERKNIVHHVEKVVYSIEDQAEFVLNTLQEKGKQSFRNMMKMLSNRVEIVVTFLAVLEMIKEQQINLFIEEDPTNFYIDLKPVDEIIKA from the coding sequence ATGTACAGAGTTCAACTAAAAAATTTTGAAGGCCCCCTTGACCTGTTGCTCTTTTTCATTAAAAGAGACGAACTTGACATATATGATATTCCCATATCCTATATCACCGAGCAATTCCTGGAGTATATTCATCTGCTTGAAGAACTGGACCTGGATGTTGCCAGTGAATTCATCCTGATGGCCAGCATGCTGATGTCGATCAAAGCAAAAATGATGCTTCCGCGTGAGGACTCAGACACCGAAGAATTGGATGAGACCGATCCGCGCTACGAGCTGGTTCAGCGCCTGCTGGAATATAAGCGCTACAAAGAAATGGCCGATAAAATGGCTGATATTGACGAAGAAACCCAAAAGCGCTACAGCCGCGGTTATTTCGATGCGGATGAAGTAGATCAGCAGGCAACCGGAGAAGCGCTTAAAGACGTAACCATGTTTGACCTGATCGCAGCTTTTAAGAAAGTGCTTCAGGATATCGAAAGGAAGAATATCGTTCATCATGTGGAGAAGGTGGTCTACAGTATTGAAGACCAGGCGGAGTTTGTTTTGAATACCCTTCAGGAAAAAGGAAAGCAGTCGTTCAGGAATATGATGAAAATGCTTAGTAACCGCGTTGAGATCGTGGTGACTTTTCTTGCTGTCCTTGAGATGATCAAAGAACAACAGATAAACCTGTTCATCGAAGAAGATCCAACCAATTTTTATATCGACCTAAAGCCGGTCGACGAGATCATAAAGGCTTAA